CCCGGCCGTCCACGGAATGATGGCACTCACGAGGACGCAGCTCGAGGAGGGCGCGAAGCGGGCCGGCGTCACGGCGGAGCAGGCGAGGACCGACGCGCGCTCCCACGTCCGTGCGGCGGCGGCGCTGCTGTCGCGCCACGCGGATGCGCTGAAGGTGAATCGCACGCTGGCAGCGAGCTGGGCACCGGCGGTGGCCGAGGTGTCCGGCATCCAGGACGAGGAGGGCCGTCGCAGCTTCGTTCACAACGAGGTCTTCCGGGTGGCCCGCCTGGGAGTCGGGACGCTCTCGAAGGAGTGGGCCACGAGTGGACAGGGCCTGGCCGAGGAGAAGCTGGAGCAGCAGCCCCAGGCGCTCGCCGGTCCGGACTACGCACCAGCCGTGTGGCGGCCCTCGTCCAACTTCAACGCCCGGCCCATGGGGGTGAAGATGGTGGTCATCCACACCTGTGAGAGCAGCTACTCGGGGTGCTGGAGCTGGCTGACCAACACCAGCTCGCAGGTGAGCGCGCACTACGTGGTGCGCGAGGACGGCGGGGAGATCAGCCAGCTCGTGCGCGAAGGGAGCCGAGCGTGGCACATCGGCGCCACCTACCAGTGCAGCAACAACAGCGGGATGGAGTGCGGCCTGAACGGGAGAAGCTCCAACGACTTCACCGTGGGCATCGAGCACGGCGGGTATGCGTCGACGGTGAACTGGCCGGTGGGGCAGATCGACGCCTCGGCCCGGCTGCTGTGCGACATCACGCGTGACCACGGGATTCCACGCGACCGTTACCACGTGGTGGGGCACGGCAAGCTCCAGCCGTACGACCGCACGGATCCCGGCGCCAACTGGCCCTGGACGGACTACCTCCACCGGGCCAATGCGCACTGCGGCACGGCGTGCGTGCTGATGGGGGACATCAAGGCGAAGTACGACGCGGTGAACGGCCCTGTGTTGCTGGGCAGGTGCCAGGCCGGCGAGCTTTCCACACCAGACGGAGTGGGCCGCTACAACCACTTCGAGCGCGGCAGCATCTACTGGACGCCGACGCTGGGCGCCCACGTGGTCGTGGGGCAGATCCGCATCAAGTGGGAGCAGCTGGGCTGGGAGCGCAGTGTGCTGGGCTACCCTCTCACCGACGAGCTGACGACGCCGGACGGGCGCGGCCGCTACAACCACTTCCAGAATGGCAGCATCTACTGGACCCAGGAGCTGGGAGCCTGGGAAGTGCATGGCAACATCCGGGCCAAGTGGGAGCAGTTGGGCTGGGAGCGCAGCGTGCTGGGCTACCCGCTGACGGACGAGACGACGACGCCGGATGGGGTGGGCCGCTTCAACCACTTCCAGAATGGCAGCATCTACTGGACGCCGACGACGGGAGCCCACGAGGTGCATGGCCCCATCCGAGCCAAGTGGGAGTCTCTTGGCTGGGAGAGAAGCGCGCTGGGCTATCCGGTGCGCGACGAGTACGCCGTCACCGGTGGGCGAGAGAGTGAATTCCAGAAGGGCTTCCTCACGCTCAACACCGCCACCAACACCGTCACGGTCCGCATGAAGTAGCAATCTCCCCTCCCCTCCATGGCTGGGCTTCTGGGAATGGAGGCGGCGGCCTACGGGGCAGGAGACTTCCTGAGCTGCCCACTCCGTCAGCGCACCCGGAACAGGGTGTCCGCCACCAGGACGTGCCAGGCTCCGTCCACCCACAGGGCGCGGCCTGGCACGGGGCCCAGGTCCAGCAGGGTCCCATCCGCCTGGCTCACGTGCAGGTGCTCGCCGGTACGGACAGCGATCTGTCCCTCCGGGCCGAGCGCTGCCACGGTGCTTGGAGTACCGAAGTCGGAGACCTTCCGCGTCTCACCGAGCGGGCTGCGCAACCACACCTGGAGCTGTCCC
This portion of the Hyalangium ruber genome encodes:
- a CDS encoding N-acetylmuramoyl-L-alanine amidase; amino-acid sequence: MKNRPGIVMLAASLALTQACGTNEQQPRSSAVPTTQVETLRTEDSAREDESFDALFQEAGEEFEVPPALLKSLSFVQTRYQMVEGAEEFEGRPAVHGMMALTRTQLEEGAKRAGVTAEQARTDARSHVRAAAALLSRHADALKVNRTLAASWAPAVAEVSGIQDEEGRRSFVHNEVFRVARLGVGTLSKEWATSGQGLAEEKLEQQPQALAGPDYAPAVWRPSSNFNARPMGVKMVVIHTCESSYSGCWSWLTNTSSQVSAHYVVREDGGEISQLVREGSRAWHIGATYQCSNNSGMECGLNGRSSNDFTVGIEHGGYASTVNWPVGQIDASARLLCDITRDHGIPRDRYHVVGHGKLQPYDRTDPGANWPWTDYLHRANAHCGTACVLMGDIKAKYDAVNGPVLLGRCQAGELSTPDGVGRYNHFERGSIYWTPTLGAHVVVGQIRIKWEQLGWERSVLGYPLTDELTTPDGRGRYNHFQNGSIYWTQELGAWEVHGNIRAKWEQLGWERSVLGYPLTDETTTPDGVGRFNHFQNGSIYWTPTTGAHEVHGPIRAKWESLGWERSALGYPVRDEYAVTGGRESEFQKGFLTLNTATNTVTVRMK